CAGGGCTCATATGGCAGCAAGGTATTTAACCTGCTGCAGCAAACGCTTGAGCGGCCTACGCTAAGCAATAACGCATCGGCAGCGTTGCTAAACCGATGGACGGCCGATAACACCAGCGGTACTGTAGCCCGCGCTACCAACTCGCCGGTACCACAGGTTACCGACAGGTATATCGAAAACGGATCGTACCTGAAACTTAAAAACGCTTCGCTGGGCTACAGCTTTACCAGCCCGGCGCTTTCAAAAATTCATGCCAAAAACCTGCGCATTTATGTATCGGCACAAAACCTGGCTACCATAACCAAATATAAAGGGCTGGATCCCGAAGTAAGTTTTTATGATAACGACAACACCAAACAGGGAATTGATTACGGTACCTATCCATCGGTACGCACTTTCCTGGCGGGCTTATCGGTTACTTTTTAATATACATCAACATGAAAAAATTATCCACATATATCCTCCTCCTATCCGCATCGCTGGCAACGGCGCTGTTATCGTGCAATAAACTAAATGAAAACCCTACATCGGTAATTGTAACCTCACAATTTTTTAAAACAGCATCAGATGCCACATCGGCAGTAAACGCTATTTACGGTACGCTGAACAGCGATCCGGCAGGCGATTTCCCGCTTTATGGCCGCCAGCTTAACCTGCTGGTTGAAAACGCCAGCGACAACCAGGTATTTAGCCCAAGTAATACCAACCCCGATGTACGGGCTTTGGGCACAGCTACCTACATTGCATCAAACGGCCGGGTGCAAAAGGTATGGCAGCAAATTTATTACGGCATCAACCGCGCCAATATTGCCATTGATAATATCCCTAATGTGCAGATAGATACAGCGCTTCGTGCCCGCCTGGTACGGGAATCGAAATTTATACGAGGCCTGTTATACTTTAACGCTGTGCGGCTTTGGGGCGATGTACCATTGGTTTTACACAACCCGGCAAGCCTTGATTTAAGCCAGCTTTTTGTAAAACGCAGCCCTGCCGAAGAAGTATATACCCAGATCATCAGCGACCTGAAGGATGCTACCAGCCTGCCCAAATCATTCAGCGGTACCGACCTTGGCCGTGCTACCGGCGGGGCAGCGCATACCCTGCTGGCCAAGGTTTATTTAACCCGCAAAGAATACAGCAAAGCCCTAACTGAACTTAATACGGTAATTAACGGCGGTTACGGTTATGCCCTGTTTAACAACTATAGGGATGTTTTTCAAAAAGCAACCAAAAACGGCGCTGAACATATTTTTTCTGTTCAGTTTGAAACCAACCTCGGCGAAGCCAACAGTACCCAAAACTTAAGCCAAAGCTTCACATCGTTTAACACCGGTACTTTCCCTATTGATGTACCTGCCGATAGCAGCGTATCAAAACTGTTTGCCAAAACAGATACGCGCCGGGCGGTAACTTTTTATGATTCGGTTTACAACGCGGCCACGGGCAAGTATGTAGTATTCAAAAACGCCTATACGCCCTATTTTAACAAGTTTGTTGATTACAGCCTGTCGCCGCTAACCATACAATCGCAAAGCGGGGTTAACTACCCGGTTTTACGTTATGCCGATGTGTTGCTGATGTATGCCGAAGTAGTAAATGAATTAAACGGACCTACAAATGATGCTTATACAGCTATCAATAAAGTACGTACCCGGGCAAATGTGGCCGGCCTTACAACAGGTTTAAGTCAAACTGCTTTTCGCGATTCGATTTTCCTTGAACGGCGCAAAGAACTCATGCAGGAAGGGCACCGCTGGTTCGACCTGGTAAGGCAGGGCGGTACGGTGCTGGTTGATGCTTTGCATAAAGTACCTGCAAAAACCGGTGTAAGCGCCAGGTGCAACCTTTACCCCATACCACAGGCAGAGATACTACTGAACAGCCAGTTAACACAAAATCCAGGGTATTAGCCTCACCCTGCCCTCTCCAAAGGAGAGGGTTCTGATCGGTATGATTTTCAAAGTCCTCTCCTATGGAGAGGATTTAGGCGAGGCCCTTTAAACGGAGTAAAAACTAAACACTAAACACTAAAAAAACAAAATATGACACTATCAGATGTAACAATTTTAGGAAAAAAGATACTGGTTGGCATCATTGTCACCCTGGTGCCTTTTGTAATCATTTTTGGCGGCCTTTACCTTACCCGGCAATTGCTGAGCAGTCCGCCTGCCGAAAAATCAAGCAACGTTAAACCAACTAAAACACCATAAAACATGAAAATGGAACAAGCCACCCGGCAACGGATAGCTAAGAATGCTGTCCTGAGCCTATTCATTTACATACTGCCAATTGCAGCCATGTTTATCACGTTTGCCATAACAGGCCAAAGGCCGTGGAACAAAAAACAGCCTGCAAAAACACAACAAACAAAATCAGTAAACACTAAAAATACCGACGGCAATGGAAGCAACGATTAATTTTATCAAAAACATTTACAACCATTTAGATACTTATGGTTTCCCTTTTTTAGTATTCTTTATAGGCGTACTGGAGTTTTCATTTGGCTTGTATAAAAAGAAATGGCCAAAAAACGAACGTTGGGTTGATATTGCCTGCTTTACGCTGCCAAGGCTCATCATCAGGCCGGCGGTCGCTTATTTCGGCCTTAAGTTTTTGCCATCGGCATTGCCGGGGCTTAAAGAAACCTTTAGCTGGGTGCCTTTTTTCTGGGGCTTTATTATCATAGCTGTAGCCGACGACCTTACCCAATACTGGTACCACCGCCTGCACCATGAAATTCCGTGGTTGTGGCGGTTTCACCGTACCCACCACTCGGCATCGTACATGGGCATGGCCATGGCCAGCAGGCAAAACGCCATTTATACCCTGTTTTTTTCGCAAACCTATTTAACAACCGCATTGGTATACCTGGGCCTGGGCGTACCGGCTGTAATAGTAAAAGCCATAAAAGGCACCATTACCACGCTGGCCCACTCCAGCATACCATGGGATAAACCTTTTTATAAATACAAGGTGCTGCACCCCATAGCCTGGGTACTGGAAAGGGTGATCTCGACCCCGGCTACCCACCACGCCCACCACGCGGCTACCACCGATGACGGCGTGGGTTATTACAAAGGCAATTTTGGCAATATGTTCTTTTTGTGGGATATCATATTTGGCACCGCCTTAATTTCGCGCCAATATCCTAAAGCATACGGCATTTCCCATTACCAAGGCGACCAATGGTACGCCCAATTACTATGGCCGATATTTAAATCGAAAATTGAAGGCAGCGAACTGGCAGCCAATGGCCCCGTGGTAAGGACTGACGACTTTGTGAAGGAAGAAAAACCCGGGCTTCCTGTTCAAGAGTTACAGCGGGAACTGAAAGTACTGGTAGCGCAATAGCCTACATGGGTGCTAACGATTTTTTATAATAGTAAAGCCTTCACTAATTCGCGAAGGCTTTACTATTATAACCGGTTTGTTGGTTTGTTGATGCACGCCCTGATCCATAATAAAAACAGATACTACTTTGCACTTCAGCGATGGTTGCGCCACCTAACTCAACTGCGTGAAACCACGTCGATTGGTTGTATAAATCAATTTGGATGGCTAACACAAAATGCCTGATACATCCCTGGTAAATTAATTTAGCACGTTGTTTTCGGAT
The genomic region above belongs to Mucilaginibacter sp. KACC 22773 and contains:
- a CDS encoding RagB/SusD family nutrient uptake outer membrane protein, coding for MKKLSTYILLLSASLATALLSCNKLNENPTSVIVTSQFFKTASDATSAVNAIYGTLNSDPAGDFPLYGRQLNLLVENASDNQVFSPSNTNPDVRALGTATYIASNGRVQKVWQQIYYGINRANIAIDNIPNVQIDTALRARLVRESKFIRGLLYFNAVRLWGDVPLVLHNPASLDLSQLFVKRSPAEEVYTQIISDLKDATSLPKSFSGTDLGRATGGAAHTLLAKVYLTRKEYSKALTELNTVINGGYGYALFNNYRDVFQKATKNGAEHIFSVQFETNLGEANSTQNLSQSFTSFNTGTFPIDVPADSSVSKLFAKTDTRRAVTFYDSVYNAATGKYVVFKNAYTPYFNKFVDYSLSPLTIQSQSGVNYPVLRYADVLLMYAEVVNELNGPTNDAYTAINKVRTRANVAGLTTGLSQTAFRDSIFLERRKELMQEGHRWFDLVRQGGTVLVDALHKVPAKTGVSARCNLYPIPQAEILLNSQLTQNPGY
- a CDS encoding sterol desaturase family protein, which encodes MEATINFIKNIYNHLDTYGFPFLVFFIGVLEFSFGLYKKKWPKNERWVDIACFTLPRLIIRPAVAYFGLKFLPSALPGLKETFSWVPFFWGFIIIAVADDLTQYWYHRLHHEIPWLWRFHRTHHSASYMGMAMASRQNAIYTLFFSQTYLTTALVYLGLGVPAVIVKAIKGTITTLAHSSIPWDKPFYKYKVLHPIAWVLERVISTPATHHAHHAATTDDGVGYYKGNFGNMFFLWDIIFGTALISRQYPKAYGISHYQGDQWYAQLLWPIFKSKIEGSELAANGPVVRTDDFVKEEKPGLPVQELQRELKVLVAQ